In Alkalihalobacillus sp. FSL W8-0930, a single window of DNA contains:
- a CDS encoding DUF2306 domain-containing protein, with amino-acid sequence MKRKTIIITLSVISFMWILHTVSKNFLVDPEFTTFLGNKDATLSNVNLWKIMIQIHIILAVVALMTGPLGLSKRIRNKRPTIHRWNGRIYILSILLNMIPGYYVSFFANGGFLSIIGFLILNTLWLMTTINGYLYIIKKQISQHRNWMIRSFMLTYANLTIYIVVAISHNALGFDYGHAYTLAVWLSFTVNLIIAEIIIKKIKI; translated from the coding sequence ATGAAGAGAAAAACAATCATTATTACCTTATCTGTTATATCTTTTATGTGGATTCTTCATACAGTATCAAAAAACTTTCTAGTTGACCCAGAATTCACAACCTTTTTAGGAAATAAAGATGCTACTTTGTCCAACGTGAACCTTTGGAAGATTATGATACAAATTCATATTATTTTAGCCGTTGTCGCTTTAATGACGGGCCCACTAGGATTATCAAAACGAATAAGAAACAAAAGACCAACCATTCACCGTTGGAATGGCAGGATATATATTCTTTCAATACTATTAAACATGATACCAGGATATTATGTATCTTTCTTTGCCAACGGTGGCTTCCTTAGTATTATAGGTTTTCTTATTCTAAACACACTTTGGCTAATGACTACAATCAATGGGTATCTCTATATTATAAAGAAACAAATCAGTCAACATAGAAATTGGATGATTCGAAGCTTTATGTTAACTTACGCTAACTTGACAATATATATTGTCGTAGCTATTTCTCATAATGCGTTGGGATTCGATTATGGACATGCTTACACCCTAGCTGTATGGTTGTCATTTACAGTTAACTTGATCATTGCAGAAATTATAATCAAGAAGATTAAAATATAA